The Niallia sp. Man26 genomic sequence AGATACTTATATTGGCATTCATGCTACGAATGAAATTATACATGTAGATTCTCCAAGTTCTTGGACTATAAAAGATGAACATAAAGATGATACCAATTATAATATTACATCTGTAGAAAAAACTGGAGAGAAAGTTGATAAGTATGAAGTATATAGACTTGTTGCTGAAGAAGTATATGGAGATATAGAAAGCTCTTTTTCTAAAAGAGAGGGCCGTAACTTTATAATCGTAAAAGATGAAGATACCTTATATTTCCGCTCAATAGCGGATGGGAATATAGAAGGTATAACAGAAAAACTAACAAATGCTGAAAATAAAGATGCAATTGTTAAGAAGATTTCAAACTATAGTTTTAAACTGCAGTGAATAATGGAGGTGTATTGGGAATTCCATTCCAAATACACCTTTTCAGTCTCATTCTATTTACTCTGAAGCTTTTTCAGGATAGTCTGCTGGACAGTGACTGAATTCCCATGCTCCTGAACCCGTTTGATAAAATCAAGATATATAATCGAAATCAGTTGTTCTACCGTTATAGTTGTATTATCTAGGAATGGAGTAAGATCATATAAAAGGATTTCTCCCCTCAATATCACTTTCTCTGAATAACGTATCTCTATATATGCAAACTTTTCTTCATTTTCCTCATCCTCGTCCATTTCCGCCATTTCTTCATATTTAAACAAGTGATGGTTTACTTGTTTAAACACTCTTTTCTCAACCACTTTTACTGGAAAGTACTTCTCCATACTTTGTTTCAGGTATATAGCAACATCTTCATTCTTTACACCTCTCTTTATTTGATTCAAAAAGTCCTTGTACAACAATTCAATTAAATGACCAATATCAATATAAGAGGTTATTGCCTCGGGATAATTATCTTTAAGATCTTGTATAAAAACCTGTCCTCTAAGGTAATCGTAATAAGGTAGCTTTATTGAGATGTATTTTTTGGAGGAAAAAAAACTTTGGAAAAAACCTTTATATGCACCAGTCATCCTTCCATTTAAAATATCTAATCCACTAAAAGATTTCCTCAATATTACCACCTCCTTCTAACCATTTTAATACTGACATTATCACCATATATGCTGTTTTTCGCTCAGATAGCCCTTTACGTATTGCCAAACCATATGGTCCTCCAATTTCCCTTTCAAAAACAGTTTCTAAAAGATTAGTATGCATATAGTGTTTAGAGTCTTTGTATGGCCAGTCCCATTCCAAAATAGCTGGATTATTTAAACCATAATGAAGTAATAACGTATTCAACTTTGTTTGTTGTATTGGTTCTGCCCCTTTACTTTTTAAGGATCTTTGCACTTGTTTACACAAAGACTGCAACTTCATTCTTTCTATATTGGTTACTGGAAATTTTAATTTGTGTGTTTTATCAGCTCTAATCTGCCTTACTTTTACTTTTTTCTCCTGCTTTATTTCCGGAAGTAACACTGGTTTACTCTGTTCCTTTATTATTCTTTGTTCATTAAATAAAGGATTGATATATCCCATCCTATCCTCTCCCATTACAAAAAATGTCCTTATCTCTACGTCACTATTCCACTTTTCCGCTCTAATAGATATATAGACAAGCAGAGAGGGGATTAGAACAATTTTATTTAACTATACTTGTATATTTTAAGATTTTATTGGTAATAATTTTTTTATAGACAATTACGAGGTGAGATGAAATGAAAAGTAGCAAGAAGAAGCAAGATCCAGCGGTAAAAAAATTCGCAAAAAAGTTATCAGATATGAAGAAGGAATCTAAAGTGATTAGCATTAAGATAAAATAAGGCATGGGATATATAATCCCATGCCTTTTAATTTTTTATTTTTGCAAAAATAGATATTAAATACTTTTTTTCATTCCGCATTTACGGCATTCCCGAATAAAAGTGAAATTCTTAGCAGAACTTTTAAACTGAGCATTGTCACAATTATCACAGCGACCACTTTTCTTGTCAGGATATTCCTTATAGTCATAAATAATTGAACTATCATACCCGTTGAACTTCTCTTCGCTCAACTTCATCACCCTTTTTCATATTTAGCTTAACAAGCATACCAAAAATTATTAAACGTATAAAGAGTTTTTAAAGTTTAGCTTTTCAAGATTTGCAAACCTTCAAAGCCAAAATTAAAGATCCAACACAAAAAAGGCATTTCTTGATATAATTACCATTATTCAAGAAATAGGAGAGCACATATCAATGAATATCTTTTTGGACACTAATCTTATCTATAGAGACCCCTTTTTAACTAAAGGAAAAAATGCATTACTACTTCAATTAGCCAAACATGAAGATGTGAAATTATATATAAATGATGTGGTATATAAAGAGATGTTGAGAGGTCATAAAGCCTTTATAGAGGAACAGCTTAATAAAATGTCCCAGGCTTATAATATGGTAAGTCGGTATTTAATTACTCCCTCTATCGCAATTGATACTGAAAAAGAGCTAGAATTAATGATAAATTGTGTCGAAGAGTTTTATGTAAAGCTAGAGGCAGAGAATCAATTAGATTGGGTACCTTACGATATTGATCTACTTCCTCTTATTGTTGAATTGGATATGAATGAAAAACCACCATTTATTGTTAAAAGCAAAGGTTCTAAACATGCAAGAAAAGAAATTCGTGATGCTATAATCTGGAATACATACAAGCTATTCATTCAAAAACAACAATTAGAGAACTGCTTTTTCATTACCAATAACACTAAAGATTTTGGAGCTCCGGATGCTAATCAAAGTCCGGCAGAACATCCTTATCCTCTTCATCCTGATTTAATTGATGATGTAAATATAGTTGCCTATAAAAACACAAATGATTTCTTTGCACACAACGAGGAAATTATTAACACGCTATTTAAAGATGAAAACCTTCATATCAAAATGTTGTATGAGGACTTTTTACCTCATATTGAGATTGAATTAAGAAATGGCCTTCTTACAGAACTTATTACAAAAAACTTTGTTAATTCAATTAAAGTAGACGTAGAAGCTTACTTTAATGAAATCTCTCCGAGAGATATTCATCCTGATTATTTTATGGGTGGTTATGTAACACCATCCTTAAATGGTGATATAACCGATATTAACTTAGAAGATGTTACTATATACGGTGATAACATTGTAATTGCTGCAAATGTTGTTGTTAGCATGGATGTTAATATATATCTATATAATCCTGATGCTGAAGGAAATGAAGATCCTGTACCATACGCTGCAACAGATACTATGGCAGCTGATTTAATTGTGGTATTCTTATTACCTATAAACACTGATAATAGGTTAGAAAAAAATAATTTCTCCTTTTCGGATTATATAAAAGATATAGAACCTACTAATCTAGATATACAGATAATAGCTACCCAAAACACTAATCACACATTTGAGTTACTTGAAGGTAAATATTATGAGGATAAAGGACATGATTTAATGTTGGAAAAGGATGGTTCCTTTTTTTATTTTAAAAAGGTTTCAGAAGGTGAACCAATAACAGCAGGATCAAGGAAGTATACTCTACCCGATGGGAATCATAGATTTATAGATACCAAAAGACTTAAAGACAACTATTTTAAATCTTAAATATTAAATTTGGGAAAAATATCTTTTTCCCCTTGATACTTTTAAGACCAAATGATATTATGAAAAAGTAAATTAGTGATTCTCTTTTAAGAAGTATTGAGATCAGCTATAATTAACTAGACTATAACTTTAAATTGAACGATAAAAACATCATATAAATTAACGGGA encodes the following:
- a CDS encoding PIN domain-containing protein translates to MNIFLDTNLIYRDPFLTKGKNALLLQLAKHEDVKLYINDVVYKEMLRGHKAFIEEQLNKMSQAYNMVSRYLITPSIAIDTEKELELMINCVEEFYVKLEAENQLDWVPYDIDLLPLIVELDMNEKPPFIVKSKGSKHARKEIRDAIIWNTYKLFIQKQQLENCFFITNNTKDFGAPDANQSPAEHPYPLHPDLIDDVNIVAYKNTNDFFAHNEEIINTLFKDENLHIKMLYEDFLPHIEIELRNGLLTELITKNFVNSIKVDVEAYFNEISPRDIHPDYFMGGYVTPSLNGDITDINLEDVTIYGDNIVIAANVVVSMDVNIYLYNPDAEGNEDPVPYAATDTMAADLIVVFLLPINTDNRLEKNNFSFSDYIKDIEPTNLDIQIIATQNTNHTFELLEGKYYEDKGHDLMLEKDGSFFYFKKVSEGEPITAGSRKYTLPDGNHRFIDTKRLKDNYFKS